A portion of the Streptomyces sp. NBC_00376 genome contains these proteins:
- a CDS encoding amino acid adenylation domain-containing protein has translation MHELFEEQAARTPGATALIDGGERIDYAGLDDRADRLAGLLAARGIRPGDTVGVYLERSAALVVTVLGILKAGAGYVMLDPGFPAERLRAMAEDAGTAVVVTARDTASGALGLARVHIEDAAGARPLPRGSVQVRSDDIACVMFTSGSTGRPKGIAAPHRAIVATLTGQGFASFGPGAVWLQCAPLSWDAFALELWGPLMNGGTCVLHPGRRPEPFLMARLVAEHGITSMYLSASLFNVVVDEYPQVMDGLRELVVGGEAMSVPHAARALERRPELRLSNGYGPVECTVFLTVHPVSAAELGTGPVPIGRPLAGKRLYVLDEELRPVPDGQTGEIYAAGAGLARDYCGRPALSAERFVASPSGERVYRTGDLGRRRADGVLEYLGRADSQVKIRGFRVEPGEVESVLTRHPGIDRAAVVAHEHPAGDRQLTAYVVPSGGRQGFREAELRAYARDVLADYLVPAVFVPLDELPLTPSGKLDRAALPEPGTATAASGRAAVSGTAATLCELFAQVLHTDRVGPDDDFFALGGHSLLAARLLGRIRTALGAEIDIRGLFEAPTPALLAPFVDTAPPVRPAPGAVPGNASGTLPVSHAQHRLWFLDRIGAGAAYNLPMLVRLRGAVDAAALDDALALVAGRHEVLRTVFEESDGSPVRRVLSGAAARPVFRQLRTAGDSMDREIEREARHRFDLRTELPLRAKLFTSLERPDEHALLVLVHHIAGDGWSLRPLFRDLSRAYEARVDGAHAAGLPPLSVQYAEHARHQLDRLGSPSDPHALAARQLTYWRKELDGLPADGPLLPRRAGRPAVPGPDARVVVRRLDAAAHARVVESARARGATLFMALHAALATVLVRAGAGEDLAIGAPVAGRAGDAGVEDVVGFFVNMLVLRTDLSGDPTAAEVLARVRETDLAAFSHQDVPFEDVVGELNPPRTPGRQPFTDVVLALQNNARAEVTLPGAEQGVEVVRTGAARFELLVDVTDSTSDRGAPDGLTLTFEYRGQALEAEFVQWLADALPEALEAAAAAPGTPLSRLGLTAPPRRAGESDRIAVPVRRRSAPERPMTALEQEIAAVWCEVLGVPSAGPDDDFFALGGNSLRAVRAVARLGTGRQLTVAQLFAAPTVAAFAVELERAVALPAPAAASPIPRRPRVPRRPQPQTQTGRKQEEWQWTSV, from the coding sequence GTGCATGAATTGTTCGAGGAGCAGGCGGCGCGGACGCCCGGCGCGACGGCGCTGATCGACGGCGGCGAACGGATCGACTACGCCGGACTCGACGACCGGGCCGACCGGTTGGCGGGCCTGCTGGCCGCGCGGGGCATCCGGCCCGGCGACACGGTCGGCGTGTACCTGGAGCGCTCCGCCGCACTCGTCGTGACGGTCCTCGGCATCCTCAAGGCCGGGGCGGGCTACGTGATGCTGGACCCCGGCTTCCCCGCCGAACGGCTGCGCGCGATGGCCGAGGACGCGGGAACCGCCGTGGTCGTCACGGCCCGCGACACCGCGTCCGGGGCGCTCGGCCTGGCCCGGGTGCACATCGAGGACGCCGCCGGGGCGCGGCCGCTGCCGCGCGGCTCCGTCCAGGTCCGGTCCGACGACATCGCCTGCGTGATGTTCACCTCCGGTTCGACCGGACGGCCCAAGGGCATCGCAGCGCCGCACCGGGCGATCGTCGCCACCCTCACCGGGCAGGGCTTCGCGTCCTTCGGCCCCGGCGCGGTCTGGCTCCAGTGCGCACCGCTGTCCTGGGACGCGTTCGCCCTGGAGCTGTGGGGGCCGCTCATGAACGGCGGTACCTGCGTACTGCACCCCGGCCGGCGTCCCGAACCGTTCCTGATGGCCCGGCTCGTCGCCGAGCACGGCATCACCTCCATGTACCTCTCGGCGTCGCTCTTCAACGTCGTCGTCGACGAGTACCCGCAGGTGATGGACGGGTTGCGGGAACTCGTGGTGGGCGGCGAGGCGATGTCGGTGCCGCACGCGGCCCGTGCCCTGGAGCGCCGGCCGGAGCTGCGGCTGAGCAACGGCTACGGCCCCGTCGAGTGCACGGTGTTCCTGACCGTCCACCCGGTGAGCGCCGCCGAGCTCGGCACGGGCCCGGTGCCGATCGGCCGGCCGCTGGCGGGCAAGCGGCTGTACGTCCTCGACGAGGAGCTCCGTCCGGTTCCGGACGGGCAGACCGGTGAGATCTACGCCGCCGGGGCGGGCCTCGCCCGCGACTACTGCGGACGGCCCGCGCTGAGCGCCGAACGGTTCGTCGCCTCCCCGTCCGGTGAACGCGTCTACCGCACCGGTGACCTCGGGCGGCGACGTGCCGACGGCGTCCTGGAATATCTGGGCCGGGCCGACAGCCAGGTGAAGATCCGGGGCTTCCGGGTGGAGCCGGGCGAGGTCGAGAGCGTACTGACCCGGCACCCCGGCATCGACCGGGCCGCCGTCGTCGCCCATGAGCACCCGGCGGGCGACCGCCAGCTCACCGCGTACGTCGTACCGAGCGGCGGCCGACAGGGCTTCCGGGAAGCGGAGTTGCGCGCCTACGCCCGCGATGTGCTGGCCGACTACCTGGTCCCGGCGGTCTTCGTACCGCTGGACGAACTGCCGCTGACCCCCAGCGGCAAGCTGGACCGGGCCGCCCTGCCGGAGCCCGGAACCGCGACGGCGGCCAGCGGCCGGGCGGCGGTGAGCGGCACCGCGGCCACGCTGTGCGAGCTCTTCGCCCAGGTGCTGCACACCGACCGGGTCGGCCCGGACGACGACTTCTTCGCCCTCGGCGGCCACTCCCTGCTGGCCGCCCGGCTGCTGGGCCGGATCCGTACCGCGCTCGGCGCCGAGATCGACATCCGGGGGCTCTTCGAGGCACCCACCCCGGCGCTTCTCGCCCCGTTCGTCGACACCGCTCCCCCGGTGCGCCCCGCGCCGGGTGCCGTGCCCGGCAACGCCTCCGGGACGCTCCCGGTGTCGCACGCGCAGCACCGGCTGTGGTTCCTGGACCGGATCGGGGCCGGTGCCGCGTACAACCTGCCGATGCTGGTCCGGCTGCGGGGTGCGGTCGACGCGGCCGCGCTGGACGACGCGCTGGCCCTGGTCGCCGGGCGTCACGAAGTGCTCCGTACCGTCTTCGAGGAGTCCGACGGCTCCCCCGTACGCCGGGTACTGAGCGGGGCGGCCGCACGGCCTGTGTTCCGGCAGCTGCGGACCGCCGGGGATTCGATGGACCGGGAGATCGAGCGGGAGGCCCGTCACCGCTTCGATCTGCGTACCGAACTCCCGTTGAGGGCGAAGCTGTTCACCTCGCTGGAGCGGCCGGACGAGCACGCGCTGCTGGTGCTGGTCCATCACATCGCCGGGGACGGGTGGTCGCTGCGACCGCTCTTCCGTGATCTGTCCCGCGCCTACGAGGCACGGGTCGACGGCGCGCACGCGGCCGGGCTTCCCCCGCTCTCGGTCCAGTACGCGGAGCACGCCCGTCATCAGCTGGACCGGCTCGGCTCGCCGTCCGATCCGCACGCGCTCGCCGCCCGTCAGCTCACGTACTGGCGCAAGGAACTGGACGGGCTGCCGGCCGACGGCCCGCTGCTGCCCCGCCGCGCCGGGCGCCCCGCCGTGCCCGGTCCGGACGCGCGGGTCGTGGTGCGCCGGCTCGACGCGGCGGCGCACGCCCGGGTGGTGGAGTCGGCCCGCGCCCGGGGCGCCACGCTCTTCATGGCCCTGCACGCCGCGCTGGCCACCGTGCTGGTGCGGGCCGGTGCGGGCGAGGACCTGGCGATCGGCGCCCCGGTGGCCGGACGCGCCGGGGACGCCGGCGTCGAGGACGTGGTCGGGTTCTTCGTCAACATGCTGGTGCTGCGCACCGATCTGTCCGGCGACCCCACCGCGGCCGAGGTGCTCGCCCGGGTGCGGGAGACGGACCTCGCCGCGTTCAGCCATCAGGACGTGCCGTTCGAGGACGTGGTCGGCGAGCTCAATCCGCCGCGGACCCCGGGCCGTCAGCCGTTCACCGATGTGGTCCTGGCGCTCCAGAACAACGCACGGGCCGAGGTCACGCTGCCCGGTGCCGAGCAGGGCGTCGAGGTCGTGCGCACCGGCGCCGCCCGGTTCGAACTCCTGGTGGACGTCACCGACTCCACCTCGGACCGGGGCGCGCCGGACGGGCTGACGCTGACGTTCGAGTACCGCGGGCAGGCGCTGGAGGCGGAGTTCGTCCAGTGGCTCGCGGACGCCCTCCCCGAGGCCCTGGAGGCTGCCGCGGCCGCCCCCGGCACCCCGTTGTCGCGGCTGGGCCTCACCGCACCGCCGCGACGGGCCGGTGAGAGCGACCGGATCGCGGTACCGGTCCGGCGCCGGTCCGCCCCGGAGCGCCCGATGACCGCTCTGGAACAGGAGATCGCCGCCGTGTGGTGCGAGGTCCTCGGTGTGCCGAGCGCCGGCCCGGACGACGACTTCTTCGCCCTCGGCGGCAACTCGCTGCGCGCGGTGCGCGCGGTGGCCCGGCTCGGCACCGGACGGCAGTTGACCGTGGCCCAGCTGTTCGCCGCGCCCACGGTCGCCGCCTTCGCCGTCGAACTGGAACGGGCGGTCGCCCTCCCCGCGCCCGCCGCCGCTTCCCCCATCCCGCGCCGCCCCCGGGTGCCGCGCCGTCCGCAACCCCAGACCCAGACCGGCAGAAAGCAGGAGGAGTGGCAGTGGACCTCAGTGTGA
- a CDS encoding MFS transporter: MGPFLLVWSGQAVSLAGSAAVRFAFIVEVWSAGGNATAVTILSLCAMLPQAVFSPIAGAIVDRIPKRSALRIADAGGLLVVGTLALLHYLGAFQAWQVYPATVLLGICAAFQFPALSSAVPLLVRKDQLDRTNGLLAGAKSAAGIGGPALGGLLVALFGIGPTLLVDLASYAFALIGIQIVRFNGDRVTKNPDAPRRRITADAVEGLRYLFRVPSLRDLIVNFCVVNLVMVFGFALISPMVLLRAGNGALAAVNTSVGIGGVAGALLMAAWGGPANRGRGMMLGVVGMCLSALVVMGLMGTVTGWCLAILVGALLMTVVNASMQTIVQTKVPHEWQGRVFGAVMFLSQISVPLAMAVSGPLADHVFEPMAARGSGLFTVLGPLVGDGPGSGMAAMLFLAGIGGTAVALWGLASRSIRDIDTLLPDLDAPKDPVGQSERVGGERDEVRA, translated from the coding sequence ATGGGCCCCTTTCTCCTCGTCTGGTCCGGTCAGGCGGTGTCCCTGGCGGGCAGTGCGGCGGTCCGGTTCGCCTTCATCGTCGAGGTCTGGTCGGCCGGCGGGAACGCGACAGCCGTCACCATCCTGTCGTTGTGCGCCATGCTGCCGCAGGCCGTGTTCAGCCCCATTGCGGGCGCAATCGTCGACCGTATACCCAAGCGCTCCGCGCTCCGGATCGCCGATGCCGGCGGACTCCTCGTCGTGGGCACCCTGGCCCTGCTCCACTACCTCGGCGCCTTCCAGGCCTGGCAGGTCTATCCGGCCACCGTGCTGCTCGGCATCTGTGCCGCCTTCCAGTTCCCGGCCCTGTCCTCGGCCGTTCCCCTCCTGGTCCGCAAGGACCAACTGGACCGCACCAACGGACTGTTGGCCGGTGCGAAGAGTGCCGCCGGGATCGGCGGCCCCGCGCTGGGCGGTCTGCTCGTCGCGCTCTTCGGGATCGGCCCGACGCTCCTGGTCGACCTGGCCAGCTACGCGTTCGCCCTGATCGGCATCCAGATCGTGCGCTTCAACGGCGACCGGGTGACGAAGAATCCCGATGCACCACGCCGGCGGATCACCGCCGATGCCGTCGAAGGGCTGCGCTACCTGTTCCGGGTGCCCAGCCTTCGCGATCTGATCGTCAACTTCTGTGTCGTCAACCTCGTGATGGTCTTCGGTTTCGCCCTCATCTCACCGATGGTGCTGCTGCGGGCCGGCAACGGCGCGCTCGCCGCGGTCAACACCTCGGTCGGCATCGGCGGAGTGGCCGGTGCCCTGCTCATGGCCGCCTGGGGCGGACCGGCGAACCGGGGCCGGGGAATGATGCTCGGCGTGGTCGGCATGTGCCTGTCCGCCCTGGTGGTGATGGGCCTGATGGGGACTGTGACCGGCTGGTGCCTGGCCATCCTGGTCGGTGCCCTGCTCATGACGGTGGTCAACGCCTCGATGCAGACGATCGTGCAGACCAAGGTCCCGCACGAGTGGCAGGGCCGGGTATTCGGCGCGGTGATGTTCCTGTCGCAGATCTCCGTACCCCTGGCGATGGCGGTCTCCGGGCCGCTCGCCGACCACGTCTTCGAACCGATGGCCGCTCGGGGCTCCGGGCTCTTCACCGTGCTCGGTCCGCTCGTCGGCGACGGTCCGGGCAGCGGCATGGCCGCCATGTTGTTCCTGGCCGGCATCGGCGGGACCGCGGTCGCCCTCTGGGGACTCGCCAGCCGCTCGATCAGGGACATCGACACTCTGCTCCCCGACCTCGACGCGCCCAAGGACCCGGTCGGGCAGAGCGAGCGCGTGGGAGGTGAGCGGGATGAGGTGCGTGCATGA
- a CDS encoding BTAD domain-containing putative transcriptional regulator: MAEFGLLIRKAKLAASDGRTAEAAEILRAALALWRGPVLSGSGGPVIEAASTSIEERRLTAAEQLFDLHLALGESAELVVELRELVQQHPLRESLRGQLMIALYRSGRQAEALDEYGKVRELLAEELGIDPGPNLTKLYEGILRESPELAGPEPAAAPVVAVALPAEPPSTLPYDLADFTGRDRELAEILRGAEAGGEQGPQIVAIDGMGGCGKTSLAVRAAHRLAPEYPDGQLHIDLRGHTPGDQPVTAGIALDSLLRAVGVPGNLIPDDVPARTALWRATLVGKRLLILFDNAADAAAIRPLLPVSPGSLVMVTSRARLVDLDGARWISIGVMPPEDSAMLVAETLGAQRVAAEPEAAAEIARLCGHLPLALRIATARLRNRPRWTLQYLAERLRDETRRLDELSSGARSVSATLRLSYQALDEECRNAFSTLALHPGSDMDIHAAGALLGSGARDAEDLLEMLLDVHLVQQPEIGLYTFHDLVRSFAHSLLVESPEDSAAVERLLGYYLTATEVACDLLYSGRRRRSTGIEPSKAELPDLDTPETARKWFLREQNSLLAAVTLAERRGHDRYVVCLARNLVFQLNDLGLLEEFGELSRVAVAAAGRLQDLALLGVSLSNLGVACWKLGRLTEGLEAARKSRDVAVRLGDLHTQAHSESILGQFNSLLGDFSSALGHMETAIAHERDLDMPRAEAESLTMLSTLYEQWGRYEEARDAARRSAELSRQLGQHEGLPGAITDLAFAHVGLGAYEEADRCLAEARALYGDAGNEVNLALTLALSADVENRLGMAPRVPDQADLALDMMRTNPSPLRRAKVENIVGRLRRRQGDTAAALALHTHAHELASSLSYRIEQAYALAGMADALGDTPDSARYRAGAEQLFDGMGVPSDRRRS, encoded by the coding sequence GTGGCCGAATTTGGCCTGCTGATACGTAAAGCGAAGCTCGCGGCGTCCGACGGCCGTACGGCCGAGGCCGCGGAAATACTGCGCGCCGCCCTGGCCCTCTGGCGGGGCCCCGTTCTGTCGGGCAGCGGCGGCCCGGTCATCGAGGCGGCGTCGACCTCCATCGAGGAGCGCCGGCTGACCGCGGCGGAGCAGCTCTTCGATCTCCACCTCGCGCTCGGCGAGTCCGCCGAACTCGTTGTCGAACTAAGGGAACTGGTCCAGCAGCATCCCCTGCGCGAGTCCCTGCGCGGCCAGTTGATGATCGCCCTGTACCGGTCCGGTCGGCAGGCCGAGGCCCTGGACGAGTACGGCAAGGTACGCGAACTCCTCGCCGAGGAACTCGGCATCGACCCCGGCCCCAACCTCACCAAGCTGTACGAGGGAATCCTGCGGGAGAGCCCCGAACTGGCCGGCCCCGAACCGGCCGCCGCCCCCGTGGTGGCCGTGGCGCTGCCAGCGGAACCCCCCAGCACCCTCCCGTACGACCTCGCGGACTTCACCGGACGCGACCGGGAGCTGGCCGAGATCCTGCGTGGTGCCGAGGCCGGCGGCGAGCAGGGCCCCCAGATCGTGGCCATCGACGGCATGGGCGGCTGCGGCAAGACTTCGCTCGCGGTACGCGCCGCGCACCGGCTGGCACCCGAGTACCCGGACGGTCAGCTCCACATCGATCTGCGCGGACACACGCCGGGCGACCAGCCGGTGACCGCGGGCATCGCGCTGGACAGCCTGCTGCGTGCCGTCGGTGTCCCGGGCAACCTCATCCCCGACGACGTGCCCGCCCGCACCGCGCTGTGGCGTGCCACCCTCGTCGGGAAGCGGCTGCTGATCCTCTTCGACAACGCGGCCGACGCCGCCGCCATCCGCCCGCTGCTGCCCGTCTCCCCCGGCAGCCTCGTCATGGTCACCAGCCGGGCCCGGCTGGTCGATCTGGACGGCGCCCGGTGGATCTCCATCGGAGTGATGCCGCCCGAGGACAGTGCGATGCTGGTGGCCGAGACGCTCGGTGCCCAGCGCGTCGCCGCCGAGCCCGAGGCCGCCGCGGAGATCGCCCGGCTCTGCGGCCATCTGCCCCTCGCCCTGCGGATCGCCACCGCCCGGCTGCGCAACCGCCCGCGCTGGACCCTGCAGTACCTGGCGGAGCGGCTGCGCGACGAGACCCGGCGGCTCGACGAGCTCAGCTCGGGCGCCCGCAGCGTCTCCGCCACCCTGCGCCTGTCCTACCAGGCCCTGGACGAGGAGTGCCGGAACGCGTTCTCGACGCTGGCGCTGCACCCGGGCAGCGACATGGACATCCACGCCGCCGGTGCGCTGCTCGGCTCGGGCGCCCGGGACGCGGAGGACCTGCTGGAAATGCTGCTCGACGTGCATCTCGTGCAGCAGCCGGAGATCGGCCTCTACACCTTCCACGACCTGGTCCGCAGCTTCGCGCACAGCCTGCTCGTCGAGTCCCCCGAGGACTCCGCGGCGGTGGAACGGCTGCTGGGCTACTACCTGACCGCCACCGAGGTGGCGTGCGATCTCCTCTACTCCGGGCGGCGCCGGCGCAGTACCGGCATCGAGCCCTCCAAGGCCGAACTGCCCGATCTCGACACCCCCGAGACGGCGCGGAAGTGGTTCCTGCGCGAGCAGAACTCGCTCCTCGCGGCGGTCACGCTCGCCGAGCGCCGGGGGCACGACCGCTATGTGGTGTGCCTGGCCCGCAATCTCGTCTTCCAGCTCAACGACCTGGGGCTGCTGGAGGAGTTCGGTGAGCTGAGCCGGGTCGCGGTGGCCGCCGCCGGCCGGCTCCAGGACCTGGCGCTGCTGGGGGTGAGCCTGTCCAACCTGGGCGTCGCCTGCTGGAAACTGGGCCGCCTCACCGAGGGACTCGAAGCCGCCAGGAAGAGCCGGGACGTCGCGGTCCGGCTCGGCGATCTGCACACCCAGGCGCACAGCGAGAGCATCCTCGGCCAGTTCAACAGCCTGCTCGGCGACTTCTCATCGGCCCTGGGCCACATGGAGACGGCGATCGCGCACGAACGCGACCTGGACATGCCGCGCGCGGAGGCCGAGAGCCTGACCATGCTCAGCACTCTCTACGAACAGTGGGGACGGTACGAGGAGGCGCGGGACGCGGCCCGGCGGTCGGCGGAACTGAGCCGGCAGCTGGGGCAGCACGAGGGACTTCCCGGCGCCATCACCGACCTCGCCTTCGCCCATGTCGGCCTGGGCGCGTACGAGGAGGCCGACCGCTGTCTGGCAGAGGCCCGCGCACTGTACGGGGACGCCGGCAACGAGGTGAATCTCGCCCTGACCCTGGCGTTGTCCGCCGATGTGGAGAACCGGCTGGGCATGGCGCCACGCGTCCCCGACCAGGCGGACCTCGCCCTCGACATGATGCGGACCAATCCCTCGCCGCTGCGCCGGGCCAAGGTGGAGAACATCGTGGGCCGGCTGCGCCGCCGGCAGGGCGATACGGCGGCGGCGCTCGCGCTGCACACCCATGCCCATGAGCTCGCCTCGTCCCTCAGCTACCGCATCGAGCAGGCCTACGCCCTGGCGGGCATGGCCGACGCCCTCGGCGACACGCCGGATTCGGCCCGGTACCGGGCGGGGGCCGAGCAACTCTTCGACGGGATGGGCGTTCCGTCGGACCGCCGGCGCAGCTGA
- a CDS encoding helix-turn-helix domain-containing protein: MNCQPSAGLDVLLQNARRRAGLTQEQLAGLSTVSVRAIRDLELGRVQHPRRETLKLLANAMRLSDARRVELELAVDAKAVGRVFQDIYGVGLATPPPPLRPLIGRRPELEALTARLRTDHERLLTLVGLPGAGKTRLAQEAASVIHARDRIPVLWVSLDDTAETTGAAPNTPQSTVTGWVRALVRDGEEFEELAALIGSKATLIVLDGYDASPSVTPRLLSLLRVCERLKILTTTDRPVQLPGGRLLPLAPLPVPTAADLAEAVGGSLVADRHAVELTLSHVSYMRPDFLPTDSVVTTVAHICRALDGMPQALEAAASWLLLYSPQQLLDIARTSPLVLLDGVTPADPAAGPTLGERLTAAVTGLDPKAAGLLRTLATLDDPWTVDGAARASGTSLAEAARDVHALLVRGLIRRLPTTAGDPVGFTVLNLVRAVLDEDRETAPAALAAALSD, encoded by the coding sequence ATGAATTGCCAGCCCTCAGCCGGGCTCGACGTTCTGCTGCAGAATGCGCGCAGGCGGGCGGGACTCACCCAGGAACAGCTCGCCGGCCTTTCCACCGTGAGCGTACGGGCCATTCGCGACCTGGAACTCGGGCGGGTCCAGCACCCGCGCAGGGAAACACTGAAGCTCCTCGCCAATGCCATGCGGCTGAGCGACGCGCGACGTGTCGAGCTCGAACTCGCCGTCGACGCGAAGGCGGTGGGGCGCGTCTTCCAGGACATCTATGGTGTCGGCCTGGCCACGCCGCCCCCTCCGCTGCGCCCGCTGATCGGGCGGCGCCCGGAACTGGAGGCGCTGACGGCCCGGTTGCGCACGGATCACGAGCGGCTGCTGACCCTCGTGGGGCTGCCGGGAGCGGGAAAGACACGGCTCGCCCAGGAAGCCGCCTCGGTGATCCACGCCCGGGACCGGATTCCGGTGCTGTGGGTATCCCTGGACGACACGGCGGAGACCACTGGGGCCGCTCCCAACACCCCGCAGTCGACCGTCACCGGATGGGTGCGCGCACTTGTCCGCGACGGCGAGGAATTCGAGGAACTGGCCGCGCTCATAGGGTCCAAGGCCACCTTGATCGTCCTGGACGGCTACGATGCGTCACCCTCTGTCACCCCTCGGCTGCTCAGTCTGCTGCGGGTCTGCGAGCGCCTGAAAATACTCACCACCACCGACCGGCCGGTCCAGCTGCCCGGCGGACGACTGCTGCCGCTGGCCCCGCTCCCGGTGCCGACCGCCGCCGATCTCGCCGAGGCGGTGGGCGGCTCCCTCGTCGCGGACCGCCACGCCGTGGAGCTGACGCTCTCCCATGTCAGCTATATGCGGCCCGACTTCCTCCCCACCGACTCCGTCGTCACCACCGTGGCCCACATCTGCCGGGCCCTGGACGGCATGCCGCAGGCGCTGGAGGCCGCGGCTTCCTGGCTGCTGCTGTACTCCCCGCAGCAACTCCTGGACATCGCCCGCACCTCACCGCTGGTCCTGCTCGACGGCGTCACCCCGGCCGATCCCGCCGCGGGCCCCACCCTGGGCGAGCGGCTCACCGCCGCCGTGACCGGGCTCGACCCGAAGGCCGCCGGGCTGCTGCGCACACTGGCGACGCTCGACGACCCGTGGACGGTGGACGGTGCCGCGCGGGCCTCCGGCACCTCGCTGGCCGAAGCCGCCCGGGATGTGCACGCCCTGCTGGTCCGCGGTCTGATCCGCCGGCTCCCCACGACGGCGGGCGACCCGGTCGGCTTCACCGTGCTCAACCTGGTCCGCGCCGTGCTCGACGAGGACCGGGAGACGGCGCCCGCCGCTCTCGCCGCCGCCCTGAGCGACTGA
- a CDS encoding ornithine carbamoyltransferase, giving the protein MRNLISLADLTPAELDHLVRRAVSFGRDGIVPKPLAGRQVGLYFRKSSTRTRTSFWTAATRLGADVITFGPNELQLTTGETVEDTARVLGQYLDALVVRTNGDVEEIRRLGSSANLAVVNALSLDEHPTQAIADLATLAEEFGSLDGLHLLAVGEGNSSGAALALAAALTPGLRLTLLCPRGYEVPKETLDLAAELSGGKALVSQVVTADEVEGPVDAVYTSRWQTMGVTKENPDWLKDFDGFQINRAFLDRFAGPRTVFLHDLPAVRGEEVTDEVLDGASSRAWRQAHHKMTAAAAVLEWCVRGIQS; this is encoded by the coding sequence ATGCGCAACCTGATCTCCCTCGCCGACCTCACGCCCGCCGAGCTGGACCACCTGGTCCGGCGCGCCGTCTCGTTCGGCCGGGACGGCATCGTGCCGAAGCCGCTGGCCGGACGACAGGTCGGTCTGTACTTCCGCAAGTCCTCGACCCGGACCCGGACGTCCTTCTGGACCGCGGCGACCCGTCTGGGCGCCGACGTGATCACCTTCGGCCCGAACGAACTCCAGCTCACCACCGGCGAGACGGTCGAGGACACCGCCCGGGTCCTCGGCCAGTACCTGGACGCCCTGGTCGTACGGACCAACGGGGACGTGGAGGAGATCCGCCGGCTCGGCAGCAGCGCGAACCTGGCCGTCGTCAACGCCCTGAGCCTCGACGAGCACCCGACCCAGGCCATCGCCGATCTCGCCACGCTGGCCGAGGAGTTCGGCTCGCTCGACGGTCTGCACCTGCTCGCCGTCGGCGAGGGCAACAGCTCGGGCGCCGCCCTCGCCCTGGCCGCCGCCCTCACCCCCGGGCTGCGCCTCACCCTGCTGTGCCCGCGTGGGTACGAGGTACCGAAGGAGACCCTGGACCTGGCGGCCGAACTCAGCGGCGGCAAGGCCCTGGTGAGCCAGGTCGTCACGGCCGACGAGGTAGAGGGCCCGGTGGACGCGGTGTACACCAGCCGGTGGCAGACCATGGGGGTGACGAAGGAGAACCCCGACTGGCTCAAGGACTTCGACGGCTTCCAGATCAACCGCGCGTTCCTGGACCGTTTCGCCGGCCCGCGCACCGTCTTCCTGCACGACCTGCCCGCGGTCCGGGGCGAGGAGGTCACCGACGAGGTGCTCGACGGGGCGTCGAGCCGGGCCTGGCGCCAGGCCCACCACAAGATGACGGCCGCCGCGGCGGTACTTGAGTGGTGCGTGCGCGGCATCCAGAGCTGA
- a CDS encoding MbtH family protein: MATNPFEDSQGRYVVLANEEGQYSLWPARIQQPAGWELVKDEASKQECGEFIEANWTDMRPRSVVAAMGG; this comes from the coding sequence ATGGCAACCAACCCGTTCGAGGACTCCCAGGGCCGCTATGTAGTGCTGGCCAACGAAGAGGGTCAGTATTCGCTGTGGCCGGCCCGGATCCAGCAGCCGGCGGGCTGGGAACTGGTGAAGGACGAGGCCAGCAAGCAGGAATGCGGCGAATTCATCGAGGCGAACTGGACCGACATGCGGCCGCGTTCCGTGGTTGCGGCCATGGGTGGCTGA
- a CDS encoding cobalamin B12-binding domain-containing protein — MKPAEWAARHRSGPLDVVVTGLQSDAHTWNLIYIQLLLEDLGHKVVNLGSCVPEDEIVESCCKFQPDLLVVSSVNGHGFNDAEPLIGAIRSRWELTGLPAVIGGKLGVSGDGEEEADALMRAGFDAVFQDGVDIAAFESYVDSLPKEVER, encoded by the coding sequence ATGAAGCCTGCGGAATGGGCGGCTCGTCATCGATCCGGGCCGCTGGATGTTGTTGTCACCGGACTGCAATCCGATGCGCACACCTGGAATCTCATCTACATCCAACTGCTGCTCGAAGACCTCGGGCACAAGGTCGTCAATCTGGGTTCCTGCGTGCCCGAGGACGAGATCGTCGAGTCCTGCTGCAAGTTCCAGCCCGACCTCCTGGTCGTCAGCAGCGTCAACGGGCACGGCTTCAACGACGCCGAACCGCTGATCGGTGCGATCCGCTCGCGCTGGGAGCTGACCGGCCTGCCCGCGGTCATCGGCGGCAAGCTCGGCGTGTCCGGGGACGGGGAGGAAGAGGCCGACGCCCTGATGAGAGCCGGGTTCGACGCGGTCTTCCAGGACGGCGTCGACATCGCCGCCTTCGAGTCCTACGTCGACTCACTGCCCAAGGAGGTGGAACGGTGA